Part of the Oncorhynchus kisutch isolate 150728-3 linkage group LG2, Okis_V2, whole genome shotgun sequence genome, AAGCAGTGGTAACATAAAGAAGATGCAGGTAAGAGTAACCACTTTGCTTGGTTTACAGATCGTGAAAGAAGCATTACGACTACTCTTAAAGGCTGAAAATCTAATGACACGATTACATGGACATTTCTGGATGGGTAAGACTTAAGTAAATCTCAAAGTATACTGCAAGTTGTAAGACTGCACACACCAACATTCAAATAGGGGTGAACAATTGCTGTTGAATATGGAATCCCTTCTAAGTAAAATGGTACCATTCACTACATTTTTGGTCATTTTTAAGGATCTCATGCATTTTTTGCACAGCTCACTGATCTCTGGGAGTGCAGAACAGACTTTACATTCACGCAGGCTTACACTACAGGTATCTTGATATTTTGCTCTGCATCATTTTAAAGATTTTCTATACATCGCTTTGAAAGGTAACATTTAAAAAGTGTAACTTAATTAAGGATGATGATTTTTTTCGCCCCCTGGTCAGACAAGGTAGGTATATATTCTAGTTTGAATAAATTAATCCAAGTATGCATGTCTATTAGATGTGTTTCTTGAATAAAGACATCTCTCCTAAAAGGAATTAGTGATATTTTATGTACAgtcccagtcaaaggtttggacataaataaaaacccttgaatgaatagttatctttactattttctacgttgtagaataatggtgatgtcgtcaaaactatgaaataacatgaaataatatagtaaccaaaaaagtgttggacaaatcaaaatatattttagattcatcaaagtagccaccctttgccttgatagctttgcacactcttggcattctatcaaacagcttcacctgggatgcttttccaacagtcttgaaggagttgccacatgctgagcacttgctggctgcatttcctttactctgcggtccatctcaattgggttgaggtcgggtgattgtggaggccaggtcatctgatgtagcactccatcactctcctccatggtcaaatagcccttacacatcctggaggtttgttgggtcattgtcctgttgaaaaacaaatgatagtccctctaagcgcaaacaagatgggatggtgtatcgctgcacaATGCTGTagttgccatgctggttaaatgtgccttgaattctaaataaagcaccatcacacctccattcttcacggtgggaaccacacaagtggagatcatccgttcacctactctgcgtctcaccaagacacagcggttggaaccaaaaatcactaatttggattcatcagactgtccattgctcgtgtttcttggcccaagcaagtcttcttgtTATTGATGTCCTTtcatagtggtttctttgcagcaatttgaccatgaaggtctgattctgaacagttgatgttgatgtgtcttaCTTAAACTCGGAAGCAtaaatttgggctgcaatttctaaggctggtaactctaaggaacatatcctctgcagttGAGGTAACTtggggtcttcctttcctgtggcgatcctcatgagagctagtttcatcatagcgcttaatggtttttgcgacagcacttgaagaaactttcaaattcttgaaatgttccggattgactgaccttcatgtcttaaggtaatgatggactgatgtttctctttgcttatttgagctgttcttgctataatatggacttggtcttttacctaatagggctatcttctgtatacccccctaccttgtcacaatgcAACTgatttggctcaaacgcattaaggaaagaaattccacaaatgaactttagcaaggcacacctgttaattgaaattaattccagatgactacctcatgaagctggttgagagaatgccacgggtgtgtgaagctgtcatcaaggcaaagggtggatacttggaagaatctcaaatataaaatatattttgatttgataacactgttttggttactacatgattccataggtgttatttcatagttttgatgtcttcactattattctacaatgtaggaagtattaaaaataaataaaaacccttgaatgaggtgtgtcccaacttttgactggtactgtatgaaaAGTGGTTTGAGATTATCCATTTGTTGAGAACGCTGTGAATACTCTATGAGAAGCAAACATGATCTCTTTGTTTTGTTAGCCTCAAAGCCTCCGAAAAGATTGGTTTGAGAGAGGGCGGAGAAAGAAGGCTTGGCGTTCAAAGGTAATGTATGTGGGTGAAAGGGCCTGGAACTGCAAATACTACAATGTGCAGTGCTGTGCTTTTTTCCAACGTGTTTGTTCACTGGACCTTTTTGAAGTCGTCATGCATGGTTCACATGAAGTGTAGCTGAATAATGGAGGTAACTGTTATAGACCTGAATAAATGCAGTTGGAACCAGAGCCGTACAatgcattcataaagtattcagaccccttcactttatccacattttgatacgtgacagccttactctaaaattcattaaattgccccccccccctaatttacacgcaataccccataatgacaaagctaaaacaggttaagacatttttgcaaatgtattttaaaaaaaacgtatcacatttacataagtattcagaccctttactctgtactttgttgaagcacctttggcaacgattacaccctcgagtttctcccattctttgcagatccttaagctctgtcaggttggatgaggagtgacgcggcacagatattttcaggtctctccagagatgttcgatcaggttcaaatccgggctctggctgggccactcaaggacattcagagacttgccaaagccactcctgtgttgtcttgactgtgttcttagggtctttgtcctattggaaggtgaacctctgccctagtctgaagtcctgagcactctggagcaggttttcaacaagtATCTCTttttactttgctccgttcatctttcccccgatccggactagtctcccagtccctgcctctgaaaaacatccccacagcatgatgctgcctcaaccatgcttcaccgtagggatggtattggccaggtgatgagcggtgcctggtttcctccagatgtaacgcttgacattcaggccataagttcaatcttggtttcatcagaccaaagaatcttgtttccaTCGTCTGAGAGCCTTTAGgcgtcttttggcaaactccaagcgggctgtcgtgcctttttactgaggagtggcttctgtctggccactctataaaggtggagtgctgcagagatagttgtccttctggaaggttctcccatttccacagaggaactgtggtGCTCTGACAGTGACaattggattcttggtcacctccctgagcaaggcccttctcccccgattgctcagtttgactgggcgtgccagctctaggaagagtcttggtggttccaaaattcttccatttaagaatggaggccactgtgttcttggggatcttcaacaTTGCAGAAACGTTTTGATACCCTTCTCCAGATGTGTGCCCGACATTATCCTGTCTCTGaggcaattccttcgaccccatggcttggtttttgctctgacgtgcactgtcaactgtgagaccttatatagataggtgtgtgtctttgcaaatcatgtccaatcaattaaatttaccacaggtggactccaatcatgttgtagaaacagttcaaggatgatcaatggaaacaggatgcacctgagctcattttcgagtctcatagcaaatggtctgaatatttTCGTAAATccggtatttctgttttttatacatttgcaaacatttctaaaaacctgttttcacattgtcattgtggggtttgggtgtagattgatgggggtgatagaataacgctgtaacgtaacaatgtggaaaaggggaaggggtctgaatactttccgaatgcactgtatatttagtTAGGACTACTTGTATAATATTATTCAAATTCTAGACATTCAGTTACATAGCATTGTTTAAATTCTCCCCAATGTTAATGGGGCGCTAGCATGGCTGTAATAGAATGTTGAAGTGTCATGTCTGGTTGGGAACTATGTTTTATTTAAGTGTTTTAGCTTTCACAAAATATTTTTATAGATTTTAAAAGATTCAGTTCATAATATTCAAAACTAAGTTTAATGTACATCATGGGCTTTCTGTTTTGTGGACAATAAACAAGACTATTGAAAAAAAAACGAAGGTCTAACATAGATTAACCCAATAGCTGTTTTGATTACAATGTGAATGGCATTTGAATCCGTGTAAACCGTTTTGATTTGTTCTGTTTTGAAAAACACATAGTTATGCAAATCCCAGTCAGCAAAGTCATTATGTTCATCTGGCATACATTGTTGCATActatcaaatccaactttatttatATAGCAACATTCTTACAAATGCTTTTCAAAGTGCTTAAATAAAATTAAAGGTGGAAAGATCAAACGTTTCTATGCAAATATAAAATCAAGATAGACATTAAGAGTAAAATAGCAGTGGATAGGAAATTGAATGCAGAAAAAGTGGATAAAAGTTCCTAATATTGGTAAGACAAATAAAAGCACTTTAGTTAATAGCACGGATAAAATGGTATGTCTTAAGACAAATCTTAAGAATCAACAGTTTGAGGACCTAAGATCCGGCAGGCCATTCCAAAGACCAGGACCGTAGTGTCTGAAGGCAGCCTCACCAAAAGTTTTGGTTCTGACATTTGGAATGACTAAAAGACCAGTGCCAGAAGATATATCAGACATTAAAAGCATATCAGACATGTATTCGGGTGCAAGGCCATGTAGTGCTTTATAAATCAATATAGATTGTGTTTAGGCTGATATAAAACTGACAAAATGTAATTGTTTATTTCCTTTTATAAACTGGGTCATTCGAGCCCTGAATTGGCTGACAGCCGAGGTAtgtttgtttaacctttatttaactaggcaagtcaattaagaacaaattcttatttacaatgatggactAGGAACAgtttaggggcagaacggcagagttttaccttgtcagctcggggattcaatctagcaacctaccagttactggcccaacgctctaaccactaggctacctgccgctgaaGATTATATCAGACGGtaaaccacaggtatgacaaaacatttgtttttactgctctaattacattggtaaccagtttataatagcaataaggcaccttgggggtttgtgatatatggccaatataccacggctgtgtccaggcactctgcgttgcatcATGCAATATatcacaccccctctggccttaagCAGAAAAGGGTCAGAAGATACAAAATAAACGGAGCTGCAAATCAAAGAGTAAAGTTTATAAAACAGACTTTTAAGTAACAGTGATTGCAACAATATAATTTGCATACTAAAACATGATATATACAATTCACATTTTCATATCTCAATAGCAAATAATGTATAAATCTATTTACAAGCAATATCAGTAAAACAACCTTAGATGAAAGTGGAGACCAgtacaaaaaaactaaaatgtcCAAAATATTATAAAGGCATTCAAGGAGAGTAGGCAAGGACTATATAATAGTTCTGCTATTTTACTAACGCTTAAAGCCAAGCATCTACAACGTTATTCTTTGCATAGTATTATTACTAATGCAGTACCAAGTAGTAAAGCAGAGAAGTGCTAGTTGTCATTTTTcttgaaaagcatttttttaatGCGGGGGACGAGGAAGACTGTGCCATCGGTGGTCTGCTGGAGGGAGTACTCGGATGGGGAGTAGGGCTTCCCTTCCTCATCCCTCACTAGACTGAACACTTCCAGGTACAGGGTGTTAAGCTCCTGCTTCATCTGCCGCAAGCTGCTGTAATTCTTGgtcttctctctctgcagtcgCTCCTTTTCCTCCTTCAGTGAGTCCAGGTCATACTCCAGCTCCGTGATGTTCTCCATCTTGCGTTTGCGGCAGTTCTGGGCAGCCACCTTATTCTTGCCCCGCCGGCGGATGTCTCTGACCAGGGCCAGCTGGGCCTCGTTGAGCTCGTGCTTGGACATCATCTCGTTGAAGTCGTCCACAGGCAGGTTGATGATCATGTCCACAGTGAAGGGGATCTGGAGGGCCTTGGCACGCTGCTCGTCTCTGGAGAGACGCTTCTCGGAGCGTCTCCTCTTCTTGTCTTTGGTGAAGGGGGGATCGTTGTGGCCATTCTCCTCATCTGGCTCTGTCTTGCCATGTTTGGGCTTTTTGTCCTGCTGCTGAGCTGACACAGAGGGAGAAGTCTGGAAACCATCCGGTTGGAAAGACAGTGAGAACATCTCGGAGTAGTCAGACTCTGCACTCTCAGGGTTACTGTCCATCTCCTCCATGTCTGAATCGCTGTAGCCACCAAAGGATCTGTCCCCATACATTGATTTCTCAGGGGAGCTAGCATGTGGACTTGCCTCCACAGACACACCTGAGTCCGAATCTGGAAATTCTGGCATTATCTCAGTTTTGTTTCCTCTGTCAAATGCTTCTCTCGGAGAAAGGTCATGTAATTCCATTGGTGTAAAAGTAGGCTTGTGTGATATCTCTGCCAAGGAGTTACCTCCATTTCCTTGGCCACAAGGCAGGGTGACACTGGTCACTTTTGTGTTGACAATGTCTTGATAAAATACATCACAGAAAGTTGCTGCACTGAAGTTAGTATTTAGGTCTGGAGCCTTTAGGGTCATCTGATTGAGGTGGTCAAGAGGAGCCATGTTGGGAAAGCTCTCCTCAAAGGCGTTGATGAATTCAGGTGGGCAGACCTCTGCTGCATTTGACGCCACCTCTGCCAGGTTGGGCAATGGGTAGAAGCTGTAGTTTGGATCCTGCACTTCAAGGGTGGTGTTAGTGGGCAGATATCCTCCTGTCTGATCCAGTGTGTCCTTCATTTGCATATTCAGGCATTGCTGGAAAACAAGATTCAGAAGAGTCACAACAAATCCAGTAACCCATGCAGTTTATCAGACGTCAAGATGTAACATTATAGTAAAATGCAGTATAGTACCATCACATGGACTAGCTGTTGTTCAGCGTTTACTAAAACTTAGTTTCAAACCTTTGTATTTTATTCTCAATAGTAGTTGAAACTTTGCACAGGTTCAGTATTCCAAATTGCGAATCCTTATTTGATTAACATCTTAGCATGAAATTTTGCACTGTACTTGTACTGTACGTAAAGTATTTTCTGGTTTGTTTCCATGCTACTACCTTCATCCACTGCTAAACATTAGAGCGCTATTTAAGTGTTACCAAGGACACAAGCAGCTCTGAGGCAACAGTGCTCTGTGGAAACCTGATCACAGTGGATTTAGCTGTATTATCTTCTGCTATGTGTCCCATTCAAACACACAGGACAAAGGTGAGTAGGTTCTCTCATGCATGGCTGCTGCAATCCATGCATTCTTTGGGTGTTTTTTTTACACCACTGAGCATCGTACCATTGAGGTGGTAGGATCTGCCTATTGTACCTGCAGCTCAGGAAGGGACAAAAGCTCCATCCAGGCCTGCTCCAAATCTGGGGAGGTCCTCTGTGGGGGCTGGGAGGCTGGGAGGAGGGGTGGCTGGGTCAAAGCTGGTAGCTCACATGCCATGACATGGTTGCTGTTTGGGGCTGGTGCTACGGTGACGTCCAGACAGACTGAAGCGGTCTACAATACAAAAAAAGGGGGGAGTGGAACACTGTAAAAGACCGGAACAGACATGAGATATTGTTTTTTAATTTGTTtgaggatatatattttttaatctaaAAGTGAATGTATTCTTACTGCCGTAGCCTCTACCAGTGGGAAGGTCTCTGCCAGCAGCTGCATACATTCATCAAATGACATGGCATCTCCGTCTTCTGTGAACCTGACATTCTGAAGGGAAAGATTCAAAGTATATGTAACCCCTCTTGCAAAAGAATAGGTAGGAATTTGAACAGAGTGCGCTACCTAGACGAAGGTCTTCACAGATTAGTTTCTAAAGAGACAAATCCACCAATGCAAAACTACAGAGCCACCTGTTTTTCCCTAATTACACTGGATGAGGTGGTTACCTAGCTACAGCGGAGCTGCACCCAACCCAGTGCAGGGAGGGCAGTGGCCAGCCTCTGACATGACTGAcagctgtgtgtgtactgtacctgtgtgaCTTGAGGGGATGCGGCGGTGGTGGCAGACTGCGGTGACTGGCTGCTGGGTGCAAGGCGGGGCACAAACTCCCCCGTCTCCTCATCCAGCTGTAGCTGAGCCAGCAAGgccttctcctgctctctcagCAGCTGctgcctcttctcctcctcctgcatCCGCTGCCGCTGCAACTCATGCTCCTTCTGACGGTGGCAGTAGTCAAACACCTCTCGCCCTGCGCCCAGGTCAATGTCCTGCCTCCACAGGATGTCGATTAGGTCCACGTCCTGCCAAGAGACAACAGGTTAGACTGGAACTCACAAAACACCATACACGAGGAGATTGTGCACTAGGAACAAGGAAGTGTGTGCCTGCTGTGAAGTAGCATGGCTACTGGCTCTCGCTACAGTGCCACACCCCGTCCCTTCGGGTGTCTGTCCTACGACGACTGGCTAGAATGTAATGAGGAAGAAGCCGCCTGAATAATAGAGGAACTTCTCCATTTCCCCAGAGTTCAGTCCCCACCCACAGAGTGCCTCTTAGCTGCTTTCCAGGCAGAGGAGCAAATAATTGAAAAGACAACAGGTCAAATGTAATATTGTTGCATCTCTGTCTGTTGTATCAGTAGCTTAGACCAAAAACGAATTAAATCAATGATCACTCTGAGGAGAAAAGTTCATTCATACAGCTTGAAATGTAATGTGGTTTACTTTTTATTTGATATACCACAATGCGCCACAAGGTCACTACATTCACTACTGTATTTGGAGAACCATGTTGCGTTGAGACCTGGCAATAGAGTTTAGTACGGATATGTTCAGAGGAAGTGCTTACTGTATTCCACACTGGTGTATAGCACGTTTTATAACAAGATCATTTGTTCCTCCACTTCTACCTCACTGTGGCCGATGTTTATTAGCTTTCTGCGTGTAAATTCAGGAATGTGCAGAGATAAACTGTGCTGGTCTCCCTTGGGCCTTTTAACATCCATTACACAAACCTTATTTACAGAAGGAAGTGTTTCACAAGGGCCTTAGGAGATTGCATAAACCGAACATTAGGTCACACTGAAAGCTCTGAGCATGTGACTGTTTGTTTCTGGGTAATAAAGGCAAACTATACATTCAGAAAGACTTGGTCACatgaacagaaacagagagaggacagatgatataaagagagacagatCAGATGACTAACAAAGCAGAAGTAAGTGCAAAGAGGATGTGGATTTGGAACTTGATGTCATTTGTTAACACTGATCGATTTCAACTTAGCTAACTCTGTATCGTAAAAGGAATGAGCACAAGTAATTGCTTTGTTACTGTGTAGACCAAATCAAGTGTTAAACATGACCATTACAAGTTCAACCCATGACCTCTTATTCAGAAATGGGTATTAGAAACAACAAGCATTGGCTTTCTGTTTGTGTGCATCAGATGTGCAGTGCTGCTGACTGCTTTTGAACCCTATTTGCCTTGGTCGTTACGTCAAAGCCAGCAATAGTCCATGACCGTTAAAGCCCGTAACGTCAGAAGGTCTGGTCAGGGCAATAAGTCCCACTATTAATCTTGGTCAGAGGAGTGAGTACACGCAACCATAAATTATGACTGTGGAGATGAGGAAGAATGGCCTAAACTGACCTAACAGCTGCTGGATGAAAGCAGCTTTTGTGGTCAGCCATGTTTTCTCCTTTCAAAAACAGCAGATTGAGTCCATGTGTCATGCCTTTAGCCCACACAACTATCAGTTGCAGTCTAGAAGAGTGAAGAAATCTTGAAAAGGACAATGCCTTGTTCTTTTATAGACACTTTCATCATACAGGATCGATGAATTCTGTCATAAAAGGCAAATGAACTTTATCTAGTTTCATCAACACATTTCATAATCCcttttgaataaaataaaatgactGGAGCCACTTTAAGCTTTTCATGTTGTCAATGACACTTCAACTCCACTCATTCATGCAGAGATGAGTGATTTGTGTACATTCACAAATTACTGATCCTCCCTCTCAAAAAAGGATGATGTAACTATTGTTAATGGAAGATGTTGACTTCCATTGGGACCATTTTGGTAAATTGTTTGGATGAGCGACTTCACTTTTTAAACTCAGTAACTATTTTGTTATGAACTATCTTGGTGGAGTGAAGTATTTATCCACAAAATACTTGTGAAACATTCTGGTTAGTTCACTGACATTTTGCAATAGTACTTGAATGTAATAAGCTATGGGAACTGGGTTTGTAAAAAGAAATGCTAATTTTCCTGGTTGATTCTGCAAGTTAGTGTAAATAAAAGCTCTTCCTTTTCCATTCTCAAACAACATCTCTTTGTTTGAATCCCAGACATACTTTGAGTAGCTGATTTTTCATCTCAGAATGTGCAGCAACTCAAACAACAGAATAAAAACATATTAGGGGTATAGACACCACTTTTAAAAACAAGCCGACCACCGATTCCAATAGTACAAGAATTAAGTGACAGTAAAACAACTGATTCGTGGACCTATATACATAATTCCTTGATACCTAAAAAAAAAACTCATCACAAATGATAAAAGTTGTATATTAATTAACATACTTTTCCTTTGTCAAGGCAAATTGTTCAAAACACAATCAGATGAGTTTGGTTTTGGGATAAGGCCTTTACTCCAACACCatctttttttctccaaaaaaaGAAACACATCCGGTTACAATCCTACTGAACATTCCTCAACGCAGGTTTACTCTTTAATCTAGGGGAACCTGTTGTCAATTGATTACTAGATTAACGTGTTATTATCTGTTTGTAAACCAAGGCCAGCTGCAGAACTACAACCACTTCTGTGTTATTATAATAAAGAATAGCCTACGCATTTGTTAATTTGACACAGTTGGCCATATGTCCAGAGAACCTATGTACATAGAAAATTAAATAAATTCCAAGATTAGCTGGGACAAAGAGATGTTGTTTGAGAAAGGAAAAGGAAGAGCATTTATTTACACTAACTTGCAGAATCCACCAGGAAATGGagcatttattttttacaaacccAGTTCCCATACCTTACTACATTGAAGTGCAATCGTACAATCAACTGTATATATGGAGCAAAGGTAGGCCTATGGATGCCATCTACAGGAACACAGGATGGGGCTCTAGTGGCGCATTGGGAGATTCCGACGGCCAAAAAACAAGCACACCGACATAAAAAAAAAGGTCTGTCTGGGGAAAACTTTCGTCATCTTGGCATATTTTTTACTTGACAATAATTGCATCATTACACATATGGATTACGATATTAAGCCGATATTCAATTGTTATTTTTTGCCCAATTTAGTTGTATGCACCGGGCAGACAACCATCCATGAC contains:
- the nfe2l2a gene encoding nuclear factor erythroid 2-related factor 2 gives rise to the protein MMETEMHKMNPSQQDVDLIDILWRQDIDLGAGREVFDYCHRQKEHELQRQRMQEEEKRQQLLREQEKALLAQLQLDEETGEFVPRLAPSSQSPQSATTAASPQVTQNVRFTEDGDAMSFDECMQLLAETFPLVEATATASVCLDVTVAPAPNSNHVMACELPALTQPPLLPASQPPQRTSPDLEQAWMELLSLPELQQCLNMQMKDTLDQTGGYLPTNTTLEVQDPNYSFYPLPNLAEVASNAAEVCPPEFINAFEESFPNMAPLDHLNQMTLKAPDLNTNFSAATFCDVFYQDIVNTKVTSVTLPCGQGNGGNSLAEISHKPTFTPMELHDLSPREAFDRGNKTEIMPEFPDSDSGVSVEASPHASSPEKSMYGDRSFGGYSDSDMEEMDSNPESAESDYSEMFSLSFQPDGFQTSPSVSAQQQDKKPKHGKTEPDEENGHNDPPFTKDKKRRRSEKRLSRDEQRAKALQIPFTVDMIINLPVDDFNEMMSKHELNEAQLALVRDIRRRGKNKVAAQNCRKRKMENITELEYDLDSLKEEKERLQREKTKNYSSLRQMKQELNTLYLEVFSLVRDEEGKPYSPSEYSLQQTTDGTVFLVPRIKKMLFKKNDN